One part of the Mycolicibacterium aromaticivorans JS19b1 = JCM 16368 genome encodes these proteins:
- a CDS encoding amidohydrolase family protein, translated as MASIEDLQSNLSFTTAKTGAERTVTFLPEPERAERFYTVISVDDHIVEPPDTFEGRVPSKFADRAPRVVDTGDGGQTWMYDGKSLPNVGFNAVVGRPVSEYGFEPARFDEMRRGAWDIHARVKDMDVNGVYASLNFPSFLPGFAGQRLQQVTTDRDLAMASVRAWNDWHIDAWAGAYPDRIIPCQLPWLLDPDVGAQMIYENAERGFHAVTFSENPALLGLPTIHSGYWEPMMAACAETGTVLNLHIGSSGTSPSTTDDAPPDVPGVLFFAYAISAAVDWLYSGVCTRYPDLRICLSEGGIGWVAGLLDRLDHMLSYHEMYGTWKRLGETLTPAEVFTRNFRFCAVEDQSSFVQYDRIGADNIMLEADYPHCDSTWPHTQRTIREQISGLPDEIIRKVTWENASRLYQHPVPVAVQQDPNAY; from the coding sequence ATGGCTTCCATCGAGGATCTGCAGTCGAATCTGAGCTTCACCACCGCCAAGACCGGTGCCGAAAGGACCGTGACATTTCTGCCGGAACCGGAACGCGCCGAACGGTTTTACACGGTCATCTCGGTCGACGATCACATCGTCGAACCACCCGACACCTTCGAGGGCCGGGTGCCGAGCAAGTTCGCCGACCGGGCGCCGCGGGTGGTGGACACCGGGGACGGCGGCCAGACCTGGATGTACGACGGGAAGTCGCTGCCCAATGTCGGGTTCAATGCCGTGGTCGGCAGGCCGGTGTCGGAGTACGGCTTCGAGCCGGCCCGATTCGACGAAATGCGCCGCGGCGCTTGGGATATCCACGCCCGAGTCAAGGACATGGATGTCAACGGCGTGTACGCGTCGCTGAACTTTCCGTCCTTCCTGCCGGGCTTTGCCGGTCAACGGCTGCAGCAGGTGACCACCGATCGGGACCTGGCGATGGCGTCGGTGCGGGCCTGGAACGACTGGCACATCGACGCGTGGGCCGGGGCCTACCCCGACCGGATCATCCCCTGCCAGCTGCCCTGGCTGCTCGACCCCGACGTCGGCGCACAGATGATCTACGAGAACGCCGAACGGGGATTCCATGCGGTGACGTTCAGCGAGAATCCGGCGCTCCTGGGGCTGCCGACCATCCACTCGGGTTACTGGGAGCCCATGATGGCGGCCTGCGCGGAGACGGGCACTGTGCTGAACCTTCACATCGGCTCGTCGGGAACCTCACCGTCGACCACCGATGACGCCCCGCCCGACGTGCCCGGTGTGCTGTTCTTCGCCTATGCCATCAGCGCGGCGGTGGACTGGCTGTACTCGGGAGTGTGCACCCGGTACCCGGACCTTCGAATCTGCTTGTCGGAAGGCGGAATCGGCTGGGTGGCCGGCCTGCTGGACCGTCTCGACCACATGCTGAGCTACCACGAGATGTACGGGACGTGGAAGCGCCTCGGGGAAACGCTGACGCCGGCGGAGGTGTTCACCCGCAACTTCCGGTTCTGCGCGGTCGAGGATCAGTCGTCGTTCGTGCAGTACGACCGGATCGGCGCGGACAACATCATGCTCGAGGCGGACTACCCGCACTGCGACTCGACGTGGCCGCACACCCAGCGCACCATCCGCGAACAGATCAGCGGTCTGCCTGACGAGATCATCCGCAAAGTGACATGGGAGAACGCG